AATTCCTGTTCCTGTACCTCATTTCTACACAGGACCAAGCTGAGTGTTTCAGTGCCTCTGTTCAGGATGTGCCCCTTGACTCCTGGGCACATTTTTAGTTTGGTCTCTGCACGATTTTAAAGTTTTACGTACTTTggaaacaagaacagaaacagatgtTCTGGCAATGGGTCAGatcaaataaaagaaagcaatatCATACCCACAATCTTATTATATCACtctgaatattatttaaaatttgtaaattaTGACAGGTTTTCAAACAAAACTAAGTTCAAACCATCTTCTCTTGGCAAAACATATTATTTTTGTGCTTCAATTGAATTGTTTTATGTAACCATATCCCTTAAGCGTTCATAACATTAACAACATTATAATTTTAATGGTAAGTTCTAGGTAATAGATGCAAGGCAGAAGATGCTATTGGATGTAATAGAATCATCCAGGTCCTGGCTGACGCATACCCAGAATTTAAAAACTGTGTCTGCACTACAGACGATCTCTGTAGCATCACAACTTTGCTTGGGAAACAGTGCAGCATTGATAAAGGTAACTAAACATAAAGATTTAAttatgaagaacaaaaagaaatttgtaaTTTTGTAACCCTCATTTTAACTGGATTCAAGTTTCTTCGCATATTTGTCAAATCTGATAATTCCCCCCAAAAATTAGTTTTGTCTTTTCTATGGTATTCACACACCAACGTGCATATGTATGCAATGCCGTATCgcctttaaaataaacaaaaccaataaaaggCATGTGAGAAATTCAAATGGTTTTTAAAGCTCTTGCTCAATCCAATGGAAAGCAAGAGTGAAAATACTATGTATGTTGAGGGCTATTCGTTGCCCAAGGAGACTTGAGCGCCAGGGACCTATGCTATGTGTAGAGAGCCACATCCAGCCACCTTGTGAAGGGGAGTATAGGTGAATGGGGATGCACAGCTGTGCAGCTGTGTCACATTGTGTTACAGGAGCATTTTCACTACATCTAGGAGAGGTTACTGGAAGTGGGAAACACAGTTACTATCTTCATAAAGCTGTACTTAATATATAAAGtgcatccttttttaaaattccattgtAACCAATGGGCCCAGCTCCtttaaatatatcttttattATCCTGAGAActcttttctcttcagaaaacctATTTTTATAATTGAAAATTACTTAGTGCATGAAAGGCTTGCAGTTTCTGATCCAATGTCTCCTGCAGTAATGATTAGCAAAGCTGACATAAGAGAGGTAAAATCAGCCAGTGAATGAGAGTCTGGAAAGTGAGCCCCAAGGTTGATTTCCAGCTCTGGTCCATCATACCCTGCTGGTATCAATCAGTGTACATCATATAGTAGTAGAATATATGGCTTTattgcagaggaaataatagCATCCTGATCCGTTACTTCTTGCCCCAAACAAGAAGAGGGTATCTAAAACCTGATGTTGATGTCATTGGAGAAGTGGCTTTTGCTTCTagcaaaatgaagtaattttatattttttgctGATTGAGATTACATTTCTCACCAGTATAGTGAAAAGTTTGGATGGAGTTACACTAGTATTGGTTTTACCTACAGATGATAACTTATGGTGTTGGTAGATACTTCCAGGAGTAATTCTCCCTGTCTATCTTAAATGACTATTTTAGGTAATGAATGAGCCACCTTCTGGAATTGCCATTCTCTCTTTACAAATTATGCATTGAATTAGGATGATAATCCATGATATGTCCAATCTGTAGGTGGTTAAAATTATGTGAGATGAATCTCTTTATGCAGTAATTTTAGTGCGAGTTTCTCGTATTACTGTTAGCAGCTGAATTGTTAAAGTAGACTGTATTATACAGCTACCAGGACACAGTAAGCATGAGGAAGATTCACTAGTCTGCAAGACTGAAATTATTATGTATTCACATGCAGCTCAGAATGAAACTGAGCAgtgtttcattcattttattgCATTAAGATATCTATCCTTTTCCTGAGTTTGTTTTGAGCTGACCAGTGATGATGCTCCATCTTCCATttgatttatatttctgtttgcaCCTATTTGTACAGAATATTTAGAAACTTTGTCAAGATCAGATACCGGACTGAGTTTTAGGCAACACAGAAACCCCAAAGACCAAAGACACCCAGAAGAATTAGAGAACAACTGCAGTATTGCAAAGCAACGCTGCCGAGAGGACCCTTACTGTTTTCTCGTGTATAAGAGCTTCCAGCGAGCATGCCAGGCAGACGCAGCAAAATGCAGGCTCCCGATGGTCAACCAGGAGTGTTTGTCAGCGTGGAAAGAACTGAGGAAAACCGTGCTGGGAGAGTGCAAATGCTCAGAGCCATTGCAGATGAGATGTGTTAAAATATGGAAGGGAATATTTAACAACCCTTGTTTACAATACTCTCAAGAGAACCAAGGTTCAGCAGGTAGtgaaaatgatgatgataatgatgatgatgacgatgatgagaAAAATCAGGGCACCGACACAGGTTAGTGGTATTCCAGCAGTCTGAATGCTTTCATACATAACAATAGTGTGCACAAGTCTGTGAAGAAGGTTTTCTTAATCTTTCGCAGTTTAACATTGGAAACAGGATAGTTTTAAGAGGCTTATTTAGATGCAAATGAATAATCTGATAGCAAAATGATAGCCTGGGTGCAAATACTATTGTCCTTCAATGTGTTAATTTGATACAACCTGATCCAAATCAGTCCCTTTTAGTATTACACTATAACTAGAAACAATATAAGACCAATAACAATAATTTTCTAATAGCAAGAATTGTCTGCCTACCTTGACTTCAGCTCATGACAAGCAGTTAGTCGAGCTTGAAAACTGGGTGCACTGATGAACACATTAAGGCCTCTGGCCTTTATTTATTCACAAGAAATCTGACTTTATACTGTGCTGAGCAGCTCTAAAAACTCTTCTTGAGCTCAGAGGATCTATAATTATGTAGAGAACGTTATCAGCTGCCATTGATAAACTGTGCTTTCACCCCAAAACTTATGAATACATGTAACAGTGATTTTAGAGTTTGTTAACAAGCTGACAGGTCCTATTTGGtcaagctaattttttttaattcttgtttatttttactactgGCACTATGCCAGCAACACAGCCAATACTTTAAAGTTAAAAACTAAGTTAAGACATGGTGTATCACTTATGCCTGTATCTTTTTGTTCTAGACAATATTAGTACGGAAACAAAATTACAATGGAGTTTATCTGCTCTCTCCAAACAAGGTAAGTCTGAATTTACTTATGAATCCTAATAACTGGTTTTAGCTCTGTTTTCAAATAGCATACAATGTATCTCGAGATTAAAATGAATACTTTTCATTCAAATTACTGAAAAGCAGGGAGTCAATAGATCCAACATATTTTCAGTTAAGCTACTGGGTAGATAAGAATCCAAAAATATCAGGTAACAATCCTGATCCTGTTAAATTTACAGAGGCAAATCTTATCCTATAAACATTTTAGGGTCAGAATTACGTAGATCTTTTTGGGAGGTTTATAGCACAGGCTAGAAATACCTAAACTagctttaaaagcacagaaatgccaTTTATAGTCTCTTCTCCATTACTTACTACATAGCCTAGCGTAAGACTGCGTGCTGGAGATTTCAGCAGTTTCAGGTGCCCACTAGCCACTCCCAGAAACCGTCACATACTTTGAAGAAACTTCTGTCTTGCCATTTTTCGCTTTCTTCTCCCTCACTTATCTGGCAAGGGCAGAAACTTGCAGGAGGGTTGCTTATGGGGGCCAAGCAATGGAAGGGAAAAGTATGAAGATCACACAGTGGGTTTAGAGGCAATGCTGGAAGAGCTGGATCAGAGTTTTTGGGAGTCAAACTTGTTTTTAATGGGAATGTTGCAGGCAGGATGACTACCAATCATCACTTGAGAAAGGTTTTCctgtgatttcattttaaaaactgttattctttttagcatacacagcaaACAGAACCTGTTTGGATGTGAACAAGGAGTGTGTTGAAGATGAAGTATGTAACAAACAGTTGTCCCTGTACCTTAAGGTTTGCTCAGTAAATAAGAAGTGCAACATGGAAGAATGTCAAGCAGCCATAAGGTTCTTCTACCAAAACATGCCTTTTGAAGTTGCCCAAATGATGACATTTTGTGATTGTAGCCAGCCTGATGAATCCTGCCACAGAGCCAAAGAACTTCTTCATGGCAAGCCCTGTGCAGTTACTGCAGTTCCACCCCCGTCATGTCTGAATGTAATTCACATGTGTGAAGAGAATGAATTGTGCAGGTGAGTAGAAGAAAGATTTTGCCCAGTAATGTGCTTTTGAATAATAATTTGATCAACAATTTTTATGTATATGCCATATATCTCATctataacaaaattattttctgcaccATAGCCACTGTATATCATCACTTGTGTTTGACATCTTCACAGATGTCTGCATCAACTGTCGTAATTCCACAAGGAATTCCACAAGTAAAATGAAAAGGTTCACTTTCAGAAAAGTCTGGAACCTAGTGTGGGCTTCTCTTCTGCCTATTTCATGATGCTTAACACCATTTCTGTTGGACAAACTATGCCGTTGCATATTTTCATTACCACTTTCTTCAGATAACACCTGCCAGTCTGCACCTTTGCCCTCTAGCAGTTTGCAGAAATTGTGCAGCAGACCGGACAAAGTTTGTTTGGTTAAAGTAATTACCTCTTCCACCGTAGAGTCTGACCCTTTGTACCCAACGGCCATACAACCAACTTGACCTGTTCAGAAAACTGTCGTCTTATTCTTTTCACATCAAGCAGACTGATACTTGAAAAAAGCTGCCCTGAAACATGCACAGACCACCAAACTCATGAAGAATAACACAGTTTTCATTTGTGGATGGTCAATTGGCTCACTTTGGTTTTCAGTGTAGTCACCAGTTCCCTTGTGGATTAGACCTGAATTTTACTTAAAAGCTGTGCTCAAATTAACCTTCAGTCAACAAACCAGGAGGCCAAGAGACGCTTTCAGTTCTGTGCAGGCTATTCACATTGACGTCAGTGGGAATTGCCCCTTTTTATGTCAAGAAAAATTGGGCTACAAATGTATgtctgtgcatgtgcatgtgtacacATGTAATATAATGGAGACTTGCTGAATTGCCCATTATTTTGGGAACATTAATGTTTCCTGGCACAGACAATAAGTGGATATAATTAGCAAAATTAGTCTGTGAATTATGGCTAGCCATATCTATAAATCAGGaggtgaataaaaataattccattagcACAGAGGTGGCATCTGCTTTGAAACCTTTGCTtgtgtaatgaaaatatttacaataatGTCCTAGCTGGTATTGTAACAGTCCATGTTTTTCCATGTGACTTGCTTGTTACAGCTACACAACATCAACACTAAATTAATAGCCGAATTTTATGATTaaggaaataatgttttaatatattaatgTACAATATTCAACAACAGTTTACCTTTATCATCCCCTAACATTTAATGTAAGTGATAAATTGGTTTCTAATTAATACCTACAGATTTCTTAGTTAACTTTTAATAGATGTTTTCTATTGTCATACATAGTGCATTAAAGGCCAATGCCTTTATTCTATCCTAAGAGCAAATAAACTGAAGTCATTTGAGATTATTAAGCTGGAAAAAAAGTTAACTCTTCTCATAACTTATCTCTGCTATCAATTAATCTTTAAGGTCAATTGAATTACTTCTAATTTTTCCTGAGGCTTTGTATTTTGTTAGcatttggggggaggaggagttGGCATTGGATGTagattattttatgtaaaataagtTGAATATTCATTCTTCCTTCACACTGCCCAACAAACTGATCCACTAGTATGGCACCTGTTTTGGTTTCATTGTGATGACTGGTCTAATTCCTCTATCTACATTTCTTCTTTGAGGATCTGAGACTGTTGGTATTCACACTGATTTTTGCTGGACCCTGGAAAAATCTCCACAGGTGCTGATTAGAAGTGCAGTTGCTTTTTCTCAACAACTTTTTTAGTAAAACCAAGTTTTTCCTCAAATTACAATTTTGCAGATTTCATTCAACCAATTAGGTGCAAATCAGAGCAGAATTTTGGCCAGCTATCACGGAATATTGTGATTTTTAAGGCTTAAGTGGTACCTTGGGAATACACTCTCTTTTCATGACAATCCTTATATGTCTTTTtgtgaaatcagaatttttaaactgtcattgtatacttcttttttttccaccaggaaaaaatacacaacttTTCGGTCAAAGTGTTGGAGACACGTGACAAAAAAATGCTATGATGATGAAGCTTGTCTTGAAACTTTAATCAAGGGCGACATGCCCTGTTCTGCAAACGCTGATTGCAAAGCAGCCTACATTAGCAACTGGGGCACGATGCTGCGCGTGGAGTGCACCTGCCAGAATTTACCTCCCGCGGAGCAGTCTTTGTGCAAGCTGTTCCATCACATGCTTCACAGCAAATCCTGCTTCAGTGAGTTACGTGAGTAACacataaaacttcattttaaagtGTATTAAAATGCTGACTTACACCAAATCTGCTACCACCGATTTCAACAAGATTTATGTCTGcggtttttttaatccaaatcaaAATACAAATTGCATGTACagttttttcctctggttttgggaaatattttatattagcaGTAAATCAATAAAATTGACTACATGTCTCATTACATGAATTTGctggaataataataaaagaataatttctggGGTCTATACTATTACGCAGATTAGAAAAGTCCAAAGCCTTCCTGTCACTGGCTTAATATTGTACATCGGTACATTGTTTCTTCAAATAATATGACATAttatgttgttttttctttcttttctttttggagtCTAAATAGTATAGCTTACACACATTTAGCAACAGACTTCATTCTACAGAAAATAACTTCAATGATTTAAATAGGAcctctgaaagaaaaagctgctgtgaATGGAGGCTTCGGGATTTGGCCTTCAGTAAAAACACTGGGGTTAACTCAGatgaaatgtatgtattttctcCAGGAAAAGAACCAGGAAACCTTTCATGTGCTAAATCAGCtacttatttttgttaaatataaaAGACCTTGCCAAGTTTTTGTTTAAGGGAGAATTGTTAGTGCAATGAATGGCAATATCAGAGCAAACATTAATGGTTTAGTCTGAATCGGGAGTGTGCCTTTGAAGGAAATCCCCTGTTTGTCCCCACTTATCGTGCTGTGGGACACATCACAGGGTGGTTCCTGGACTCCTGCAGCCTAAAACTGAACCTGAAGGTTCACCTGCCGCGTCTGCAACGCTCCAGCTACATCCAGGCATCTGGTCCATGGACCAGATTAAAGACCAAAGTACCCGCTTCTCGTCAAATCTCTGATCTATCACACCAGCTATTTTGCTATATAAATCCTTTTAGGATACACTACTTGCTAGTGTATGTATG
The genomic region above belongs to Calonectris borealis chromosome 3, bCalBor7.hap1.2, whole genome shotgun sequence and contains:
- the GFRAL gene encoding GDNF family receptor alpha-like, translating into MAALLCLVVFMYFISISSAQTTDCLHLREQCINAANGCESVWNVVEDVCNISGNRCKAEDAIGCNRIIQVLADAYPEFKNCVCTTDDLCSITTLLGKQCSIDKEYLETLSRSDTGLSFRQHRNPKDQRHPEELENNCSIAKQRCREDPYCFLVYKSFQRACQADAAKCRLPMVNQECLSAWKELRKTVLGECKCSEPLQMRCVKIWKGIFNNPCLQYSQENQGSAGSENDDDNDDDDDDEKNQGTDTDNISTETKLQWSLSALSKQAYTANRTCLDVNKECVEDEVCNKQLSLYLKVCSVNKKCNMEECQAAIRFFYQNMPFEVAQMMTFCDCSQPDESCHRAKELLHGKPCAVTAVPPPSCLNVIHMCEENELCRKKYTTFRSKCWRHVTKKCYDDEACLETLIKGDMPCSANADCKAAYISNWGTMLRVECTCQNLPPAEQSLCKLFHHMLHSKSCFSELRQISIKKKDFHWVNTEMPGQKLSRAQLHSSSIHGETVYIIAYSSCIVLILGIVLLTLLKIRACRTKHESRSPSPDHSSETFMVHYKSHR